A stretch of Chitinophagaceae bacterium DNA encodes these proteins:
- a CDS encoding MBL fold metallo-hydrolase has translation MTLTFLGTGTSQGVPVICCKCEVCLSKDPHDTRLRTSVCIEDNQTNVVIDTGPDFRQQILRENITTLDAVIFTHEHKDHTAGLDDIRSFNHITHKKMPVFLRKNVLKQIKREFAYIFQKKKYPGIPSIETHIIDSEPFYVHNILFSPIQVKHHKLDVLGFRIKDLTYITDVNFIADAEKEKIKGTKTLILSALQKEPHISHFTLDEAIALSQEINPEKTYLTHISHKLGTDKEISTQLPPNVHLAYDGLKITF, from the coding sequence TTGACACTCACCTTTCTTGGAACGGGAACATCCCAGGGGGTTCCTGTTATATGCTGTAAATGCGAAGTGTGTCTATCAAAAGACCCACACGATACACGCCTCCGAACCTCCGTTTGTATAGAAGACAACCAAACGAATGTGGTCATAGATACAGGTCCCGACTTCCGACAACAAATACTCAGAGAAAACATTACAACCTTAGATGCCGTAATCTTTACCCACGAGCATAAAGACCATACCGCAGGATTAGATGATATCAGAAGTTTTAACCACATCACCCACAAAAAAATGCCCGTCTTTTTGCGAAAAAACGTTCTCAAACAAATAAAACGCGAGTTCGCTTATATATTTCAAAAAAAAAAATACCCTGGAATCCCAAGCATAGAAACCCATATCATAGATTCCGAACCCTTTTACGTTCACAATATCTTATTTTCACCCATACAGGTGAAGCACCACAAATTAGACGTATTAGGATTTAGAATCAAAGACCTCACGTATATAACCGATGTCAATTTTATTGCAGACGCCGAAAAAGAAAAAATAAAAGGCACAAAAACTCTGATACTCAGCGCTCTCCAAAAAGAACCACACATATCCCATTTTACATTAGACGAGGCAATAGCACTATCTCAAGAAATAAATCCCGAGAAAACCTATCTCACCCATATAAGTCATAAATTAGGAACAGATAAAGAAATATCCACACAACTCCCTCCCAATGTTCATCTCGCTTATGACGGGTTAAAAATTACTTTTTGA
- a CDS encoding GNAT family N-acetyltransferase, whose product MIQIHHPKPQNLPELALLFDTYRIFYGQKSDVDSAYLFLKERMKKKESEIFIASIEKKIAGFVQLYPIFTSVGMKRLWLLNDLYVDETMRGKGIAKKLIERCKVLAHKTNAKGLFLQTQNTNQKAQELYTKMGFSKDTDFSDYYWNREDDAITKATES is encoded by the coding sequence ATGATACAAATTCACCACCCAAAACCACAAAACCTACCAGAACTCGCTCTTCTTTTTGATACATATAGAATATTCTATGGGCAGAAATCGGATGTAGATTCTGCATATCTTTTTTTGAAAGAAAGAATGAAAAAAAAAGAAAGCGAGATCTTTATAGCCTCCATAGAAAAAAAAATAGCAGGGTTTGTGCAATTATACCCCATTTTTACATCTGTAGGAATGAAACGTCTCTGGTTATTAAACGATTTGTATGTAGATGAAACCATGAGAGGCAAAGGTATAGCCAAAAAATTAATAGAAAGATGCAAAGTATTGGCACACAAAACAAATGCAAAAGGATTATTTCTACAAACACAGAATACGAACCAAAAAGCACAAGAACTCTACACAAAAATGGGATTCAGCAAAGATACAGATTTCTCGGATTATTACTGGAACCGAGAAGACGATGCCATTACAAAAGCCACAGAATCATAA
- a CDS encoding NAD-dependent epimerase/dehydratase family protein, whose product MHITIIGGSGFVGTRLIEELQKQHTIINIDKQQSPFFPQITCYRNMSFYIPQKMILFLKLNNYKSIFL is encoded by the coding sequence ATGCACATAACCATCATCGGAGGTTCGGGGTTTGTAGGAACTCGACTCATAGAAGAATTGCAGAAGCAACATACTATCATCAATATTGATAAACAACAGAGTCCGTTTTTTCCTCAGATTACTTGTTATCGGAATATGAGTTTTTACATTCCACAAAAGATGATATTGTTTTTAAAACTGAATAATTACAAGAGTATATTTTTATAA
- a CDS encoding glycosyltransferase family 2 protein codes for MYKSEKEEVQRAIKSFLNTVLPIKLYLVDNSPTDELKILADSEKIEYIFNNKNIGYGAAHNKAIIKSVEESKYHIVLNPDVYFESGVLEKLHDFMEKNQEIGHIMPQVLYPNGEIQYLCKLLPTPIDLILRMFVPKRFFKEHRKRFDLQDFGYNTIMEVPFLSGCFIFMRTKAFQDVGMFDERFFMYAEDIDLTRRIHAHYKTIFYPHTSIFHRHEKASKKSMKMFWIHTLNIIKYFNKWGWFFDKERRQINKRILSQFEKDYTNLKSPQKNI; via the coding sequence TTGTATAAATCAGAAAAAGAAGAGGTACAAAGAGCTATAAAGAGTTTCCTGAATACTGTATTACCAATAAAACTGTATTTGGTAGATAACTCTCCAACCGATGAACTTAAAATCTTAGCCGATAGTGAAAAAATAGAATATATTTTTAATAACAAAAATATAGGATATGGAGCAGCTCATAATAAAGCTATTATCAAAAGCGTAGAAGAAAGTAAATATCATATAGTGTTAAATCCAGATGTGTATTTTGAATCTGGCGTATTAGAAAAATTACACGATTTTATGGAAAAAAATCAAGAAATTGGACACATTATGCCCCAGGTATTGTATCCAAACGGAGAAATTCAATATCTCTGTAAACTACTTCCCACACCTATAGATCTGATTTTGAGAATGTTTGTTCCAAAACGCTTTTTTAAAGAACACCGCAAAAGATTTGATCTTCAGGATTTTGGCTACAATACCATTATGGAAGTACCTTTTCTTTCAGGCTGTTTTATATTTATGCGAACAAAAGCGTTTCAAGATGTGGGGATGTTTGATGAACGTTTTTTTATGTATGCAGAAGATATTGATTTAACAAGGCGTATTCATGCACATTATAAGACCATTTTTTATCCACACACTTCTATTTTTCATAGACATGAAAAAGCCTCTAAAAAAAGCATGAAAATGTTTTGGATTCATACTTTGAATATCATTAAATATTTCAATAAATGGGGATGGTTCTTTGATAAAGAAAGAAGACAAATAAACAAAAGAATCCTATCACAATTTGAAAAAGACTATACAAATTTGAAATCTCCGCAAAAGAATATTTAA
- a CDS encoding glycosyltransferase family 4 protein, giving the protein MKIAIIIPSLLPKGPIRIARDVAHYLLLHKHDVVVYYMDTKEDLLDVRLKFDCPCKKLSIKTFWELRDYDVLHSHMLRPDIFLFLFGFFLKGEKITTIHNFDEMDLKNTHGQLMASIFSPLWRFVNATKDVMIVLNHEMKKYYSSSFFLKKTKIEIVFNGVSQSKPEHFFNPHDTYQKIISLKNNNKTIKIIGSCGIVTDRKGFHQIIYALKKLQNFYFILIGDGEKLTSLKNMAEHEGVSERCFFLGYVDERDKMSYFELFDLYVLSSYSEGMPSVLLEAVSWKVPVVASDINVHKELFAPEEISFFKLDDIDDLIEQIKKTIENGKNKTDKAFKKYIENYTVEKMGENYLKLYKKILECPKKNTL; this is encoded by the coding sequence ATGAAAATTGCTATCATAATACCATCCCTTCTTCCCAAGGGACCTATTCGAATCGCTAGAGATGTAGCTCATTATCTATTATTACATAAACATGATGTGGTTGTTTATTATATGGATACCAAAGAAGATCTTCTTGATGTGCGATTAAAATTCGACTGCCCATGCAAAAAATTGAGCATAAAAACATTCTGGGAACTAAGAGATTATGATGTTTTGCATTCTCATATGTTACGCCCCGATATATTTTTATTTCTTTTCGGATTTTTTTTAAAAGGGGAAAAAATTACTACCATACATAATTTTGATGAAATGGATCTGAAGAATACACATGGGCAATTAATGGCATCTATTTTTTCTCCTCTCTGGCGATTTGTGAATGCGACGAAAGACGTTATGATCGTTTTAAATCACGAAATGAAAAAATACTACTCATCATCGTTCTTTCTTAAAAAAACGAAAATAGAAATAGTATTTAATGGGGTATCCCAGTCTAAACCCGAACATTTTTTTAATCCTCATGACACATATCAAAAAATAATATCGCTAAAAAACAACAACAAAACTATAAAAATTATCGGGTCTTGTGGAATAGTAACAGATAGAAAAGGGTTTCATCAGATTATTTACGCTCTTAAAAAACTACAAAACTTTTATTTTATTCTCATAGGTGATGGAGAAAAGCTTACATCCTTAAAAAACATGGCAGAACATGAAGGAGTGAGTGAGAGATGTTTTTTTTTAGGTTATGTTGATGAAAGGGATAAGATGAGTTATTTTGAATTATTTGATCTCTATGTTCTATCGAGTTATTCTGAAGGCATGCCTTCTGTATTACTGGAAGCTGTCTCTTGGAAAGTTCCAGTTGTGGCATCTGATATAAATGTTCATAAAGAATTGTTCGCTCCGGAGGAAATATCATTTTTTAAACTGGATGATATTGATGATTTGATTGAACAAATAAAAAAAACTATTGAAAATGGAAAAAACAAAACGGATAAAGCATTTAAAAAATACATAGAAAATTACACCGTTGAAAAAATGGGAGAAAACTATCTCAAACTCTATAAAAAAATATTAGAATGTCCCAAAAAAAATACTCTATAA